The Canis lupus dingo isolate Sandy chromosome 11, ASM325472v2, whole genome shotgun sequence genome includes a region encoding these proteins:
- the LOC112649721 gene encoding thymosin beta-4-like has product MSEKCDMAEVEKFDRSLRRQKLKRKNPLPSKETIEQEKQTGKL; this is encoded by the coding sequence ATGTCTGAAAAATGTGATATggctgaggttgagaaatttgATAGAAGTTTAAGAAGACAGAAACTCAAGAGAAAAAATCCACTGCCTTCAAAAGAAACAATTGAACAAGAAAAGCAAACAGGCAAATTGTAA